In Candida albicans SC5314 chromosome 4, complete sequence, the genomic window ACGACAGGTACAAGTTGGAGTTATTACGTGGAGTGCGTGGACGAGTACGAGAGTCAGTGAGAAATGCGAGTTaaagtggtggtggtggtgtgtTCCTGGttcaaaattcttttttttttttgtttgtttcaaCTGACAGACACAAACAGGACAATCAAGAATTCCAAATTTGGATTAGTTTTTAGAGATTGTTGTcttttaaatcattttaGTATCAACTAATCTCTAATAATTAGGTGGTTTTTAGGTCTGTAGTTTGTGAATTAATGATATATAAGTGGAAATCATTGTTGTGTTGCTCAGTATTGTGTCGTGTTCTATCTTTCATTTTGACTTCTTTCTTTGGTAAATTAGTGGCGGTGACAGACATAAAgggaaaaataaaacattGCCTCGTTTGTTACTGTGCTTCAGATTTATAACCATACACACATACTTTTAGTGTCAAGattgttcatttttttttttttttcattcttgcAGATTATGTTCTTCCGTCTGGTACTTTTCTTATTGTTACTTATTCTTATTGTTAGTTTTGTTgtacttgttgttgttgttgttggttccTGTTTTTCCTCCTTTTCCTAAAATTCACATCTAATTCATACATGAGTTGGCttttgagttttttttctgtagTGTTAGCCTTTTCAAGGAAAGCTGAAATTTACTccaatttaaaaaaaaagaacaaattagaaaaatagaaaaacaccaccaacactaatgacaacaacaacaagaaaaggGCAAATCCAATTGATTTGCTCTTTATGTTCTTTCCCAAGTGTTCAAGTTTAACTTGAATTATAAGACACCTCGGGCAAATTGTTTGGAACTCTTTgttatattattttctaatctctctttttctttcctctCCTAAAATTTTCGagttttcatttctttttttaaatcctttttgtttccacttgattgaaaaaattaaaaataaaatatacGTAAGAAATTTAGTGGGCAGAAAAATACGTACAAAAGCAAACActtgttattattttattatctaattctctctttctttctttctctcattttttttcctttttataCTTTCAAGATTACGAACAGAACCACATTTCacttaattcttttttggtttattttattttatttttttaatttggttccttttttatttaattttctttcattaaaccttcttttcttttggaaatcatttatttgatcatcttttttcttcatctttcattctttttagTTTCCCCCAATTAACtttcaaatataatttaCTATACTGTTCCAAAGATGATGGATATTTATCAGAAGGCTCTCAAGAACCCTGATCCTCCCAAAAAACCTGCATCAACAACTACTACTCCACCTTCATCTACTAGCACTGATTATAACACTCGTCTCCCACCCATGAAccataataacaataatgttGATAGCATGAATTACAACTACTCCCATGACAATGGTCTGTTCACTGGAtccactactactactactaccaccaacATTAGCAACGAGAAtagcaataataatagcAGCACTAATAGCCCCAATAGCAGACCATCATCTACTAATACCAATACCAATGCGCATACCTcagaagaaatcaaaaataatgtcattagaaagaagaaaaactCAAGGCGAAAGCATCGTAATTCCCATTTGGGTTGTGGAACTTGTAAAAAACGAAGAATCAAATGTGATGAAACTTTACCTGCttgtttaaattgtttaaagGGAAAATTGCATTGTGCTTATTTAAACTTGGATAATAATGCTAGAAATGCCCTTAGAGTCGCCCAATACAATCAGACTATTCgtcaagaaaaattggatgCCAATagttcatcatcaacaacagcaaatattaacaacaatacaaaGCTAATTGATCCTTCGAAAGACAATATCTTGGtgcaacaacagcagccAGTAGGCATTGTCCAATCTCTTGCACATGGTATATCAATTGTTCCTCCTCATCCATCGAcagctgctgctgctggaTCTCAAAACGCCCCAATGATGGCTACTGGTCCAGGCTCTTATCCAATGGCAGCTACTGTTTTACCAAATAATCAAACTCTTGTTACTGCAGTACCACAACAGCTGCAGGCTAGTATGTCAATACCACCATTTGCTAATTCAATACTTGCACCAGGGATTCAAGCTAATCCATCCCCCTCAATTACcactaataatttaaattccTCAATCGCTAACACAACTTCTAAcactaacaataatactaatGCCGACATGACTTCTTCTGGTTCTACTTCTggaaatattcaaaatattgcCCTGACTCCACAAGTTGTCCAATCACCATATGGACCAATGATCCCATTGTTAACCCAATCAGGGTCAGTGGTTTATGCTCCAACTCATTCATTGGTTCCAGCACAGCCATCACAACTACCACCTCAGCAATTACAGAATAATGTAGCATTTAGTAATACCACTGTCCCTGCAACTGGTacattaccaccaccaatgaGTCAACCTTCGGTTTTGTCAACAGCAAATACAGCAGCTACGACTTCTCCTAATATTCCTCCATTAGCTGCACCTCCACCCACTACGGGAGTAGCAGGAACAGCATCAACAGGTATCATGGCTAATGTGTCACCTGTAttaacaaataaacaacaaccttCATCAACTCCAATCACCTCATCAGCAGCTAGTGTAGCAACTATAGCGTCTCAAACTATCCCTGTCAAAACTGGTAATGGTACTTCATCAACTGCTTCGACATCATCACCAACTACAGCAACAGTGTCACCACCAGGTATTGCCAATATcttaccaccaccaataaacACTCTTGGAAATAGCTCTAATGGAGCTAACAGTTCTGGGACTGATGTATTTAAGCCAAATGTATctgattcatcaattaaagaattgaaaccaatTAATGATTCAAATGGTAACACGCCACCATCGACAACAACCTCAGCAATTGGAAATTATGGTGATGGTGTTAAACTCTCACCAAATTCCTCAATGACtaatttaaagaaattaacAATTAGAGAAGATAATAATAGCGGTAGTGATATTAAATTACCAAGTATCACCACATTGAAACGAGAATCATCGAAGTCACCATCTGAAACTAATGGaaatgttgatgaaaaagtACCTACCATTTCCAAATTGATCACTTGATGGATATAGTATTATAGTATTTCTCTATATATGCATATATATGCTGGCATGGcattttcctttttttaatGAATAGATagatatttatatttgaatgTATGAATAGGTGTATAAAGTCATTGTACTACTCATTCAAACCAAGAATGAAAAGTAATATTTGGGTTCTTTCTGTTATTGATCTAAATAGGAGTTATAAACATGATATGTTGTCAGTCTGGTAGTTACTGTTGTgttttgttgctgttgttgttgacaaaattgatttcttgcAGCCAACATTTCAATTTACCAGTACAAATTttgtctttctttttttcaccaataCCCCTACAAACTATATCCTCACAGCAGGGTTTGTACAATTGATGGttttaacaacaataatgcTTATTGAATAGGGTGGACCAGACTACATGTTATCACAAATAACCAGAATTATCGTACTTATCTATATTTGGTTAGTATTTATAtagaaatacaaaaaacaacttcctctttctctttcaatATAACATCTAGGCTTCTACGTCTTAGAATGAATCCAATACATGAAGGAAAGAAATGAGGGATAACTTCATTGtcttttcatttattttttctttttcaatttatcatcggtcaattcaattttaatatcaTTTAATCCTTGTTCTTGTAAAAGATTAACTATAAATTGATGAACTTCTTCGAAAACATCACCTTGAATCAATATATCCGATTTATTTTCAGCATTCTTAACAACACTTGTCCCCGTAGCAAATTTagatgaaaattttttttgtaaacttttaattgatactttattattagagGTACCAGTTGTACCAGCAGTAGTTTCTAAAATTTCTAAACCAGATAtagaaacaattgatttttttttattacgagatatttttttaataatgatttttgaatttgaaattttttcaagttgTTTCCTTTctaattttaattcttctttagcTGCTCgtttattcaattcttgctgtaatttttcttctttagaaattgataattctgATACTCCTTTTTCAAGTAATTTTTTCGTTacaatatcatcattagaTCCATCTTCTCCACCAGTGGTTTCCCCAGTtatatctttttcatcagTTGTATTTGGTTTGGACTTTTTATTCAGTTCGTCAGGGGTATTGGCGGTAGATAGATTCCCAGCAGTTGGATATACTGATTGGTATAAATCAGGATGATTTTCATTCAACCATGTTTgacatttctttttcgtgATACCAAATTCACAAAATTCTGGAGGCCATGAACAAATTCCACAATATAAAATAGATTTAGGTTCAATGTCAGTCATAGTTTGATTATAGTTTTAGTTTGATACttttaattgaatgaaCAAACGAGGAACAATCAAAGTGtcgaaaattttttttggggtcttcatttttttttgcttgttTGTTGCGGTATTCGGATTTCTCTTGATAGTTGTGGTGGTTTGTAGTATTGATACTCCACACACATATAAAGAGATATCAATCAAGTAATTGACACATACAACTTACAAGGCTCATATCATTT contains:
- a CDS encoding uncharacterized protein (Ortholog(s) have mitochondrion, ribosome localization), whose product is MTDIEPKSILYCGICSWPPEFCEFGITKKKCQTWLNENHPDLYQSVYPTAGNLSTANTPDESNKKSKPNTTDEKDITGETTGGEDGSNDDIVTKKLLEKGVSELSISKEEKLQQELNKRAAKEELKLERKQLEKISNSKIIIKKISRNKKKSIVSISGLEILETTAGTTGTSNNKVSIKSLQKKFSSKFATGTSVVKNAENKSDILIQGDVFEEVHQFIVNLLQEQGLNDIKIELTDDKLKKKK
- the ZCF21 gene encoding Zcf21p (Predicted Zn(II)2Cys6 transcription factor; mutants display increased colonization of mouse kidneys; Spider biofilm induced), producing MMDIYQKALKNPDPPKKPASTTTTPPSSTSTDYNTRLPPMNHNNNNVDSMNYNYSHDNGSFTGSTTTTTTTNISNENSNNNSSTNSPNSRPSSTNTNTNAHTSEEIKNNVIRKKKNSRRKHRNSHLGCGTCKKRRIKCDETLPACLNCLKGKLHCAYLNLDNNARNALRVAQYNQTIRQEKLDANSSSSTTANINNNTKLIDPSKDNILVQQQQPVGIVQSLAHGISIVPPHPSTAAAAGSQNAPMMATGPGSYPMAATVLPNNQTLVTAVPQQSQASMSIPPFANSILAPGIQANPSPSITTNNLNSSIANTTSNTNNNTNADMTSSGSTSGNIQNIASTPQVVQSPYGPMIPLLTQSGSVVYAPTHSLVPAQPSQLPPQQLQNNVAFSNTTVPATGTLPPPMSQPSVLSTANTAATTSPNIPPLAAPPPTTGVAGTASTGIMANVSPVLTNKQQPSSTPITSSAASVATIASQTIPVKTGNGTSSTASTSSPTTATVSPPGIANILPPPINTLGNSSNGANSSGTDVFKPNVSDSSIKELKPINDSNGNTPPSTTTSAIGNYGDGVKLSPNSSMTNLKKLTIREDNNSGSDIKLPSITTLKRESSKSPSETNGNVDEKVPTISKLIT